The Oncorhynchus nerka isolate Pitt River linkage group LG12, Oner_Uvic_2.0, whole genome shotgun sequence genome includes a region encoding these proteins:
- the LOC115138214 gene encoding inhibitor of growth protein 2-like, with translation MLGHHYPNVEKSQLVSYVEDYLECVESMPLDIQRNVSLLREIDSKYQEVLKEVDDVYERYQGEQDAAQRKRLQIQLQRALISSQELGDEKIHVVTQMTELVENRSRQMDSLCLQEPSETSERVVTERRSSSVQEAAVSTPAERSSARRPRRQRNSESRDSNHASGNGAVMDDPADELPLQPREKRSKSAKKKKRKAKQERDASPVEFTIDPNEPTYCLCEQVSYGEMIGCDNDACPIEWFHFSCVGLTYKPKGKWFCPKCRGDNEKTMDKNLDKNKKDRRSR, from the exons ATGTTAGGTCATCACTATCCAAACGTGGAAAAGTCACAACTGGTCAGCTATGTGGAGGATTATTTGGAATGTGTTGAGTCCATGCCATTGGATATACAAAGAAACGTCTCTCTGCTGCGAGAAATTGACTCAAAGTATCAAG AGGTCCTGAAGGAGGTTGACGATGTCTATGAGCGTTACCAGGGCGAGCAGGATGCGGCACAGCGTAAGAGGCTTCAGATTCAGCTGCAGCGGGccctcatcagtagccaggagcTCGGCGACGAGAAGATCCATGTGGTTACCCAGATGACCGAGCTGGTAGAGAATCGCTCCCGCCAGATGGACTCCCTCTGCCTCCAGGAGCCCAGCGAGACCAGTGAGCGGGTCGTCACCGAGCGGCGCTCCAGTTCTGTCCAGGAGGCGGCGGTGTCCACCCCTGCTGAGCGTTCCTCGGCCCGCCGGCCGAGACGCCAGCGTAACAGTGAGAGCCGTGACTCCAACCACGCCTCGGGGAATGGAGCGGTGATGGACGACCCGGCGGATGAGCTGCCCCTGCAGCCGCGGGAGAAAAGGTCCAAGTCGGCCAAGAAGAAGAAGCGCAAGGCCAAGCAGGAGCGCGATGCCTCGCCCGTGGAATTCACCATCGACCCCAACGAGCCCACCTACTGCCTGTGCGAGCAGGTGTCATACGGCGAGATGATCGGCTGCGATAACGACGCGTGCCCCATCGAGTGGTTCCACTTCTCCTGCGTAGGGCTCACCTACAAGCCCAAGGGGAAGTGGTTCTGTCCCAAGTGCAGAGGGGACAACGAAAAGACTATGGACAAAAACCTGGACAAGAACAAAAAGGACCGGAGGTCCAGGTAG